One Fusobacterium sp. JB019 genomic window carries:
- a CDS encoding NAD-dependent epimerase/dehydratase family protein, with translation MKNKILITGATGFVGANLVRAFLKNKSYEVNIITRKNSNLWRIKPILGDVKNYKVDLLEKEKLKKVITEIKPDYIIHLAIYGGRPFENDDEKIIAANFQGTINLLEACNNIDYKIFLNTGSSSEYGKKSHPMEENEICEPINIYGISKLSATLYCNYIANRDNKNIGTIRLFSPFGDYEGTGRLFPDLILNALENKTIELGNPKAVRDFIYIDQVIKVYEKIINENINIKGEIFNLGFGEQHSVEYCAKKVLEYTKSNSKLKFGALEARKSDSNIWVSDMSKTKKWLKLEIKLDFDSQIKKACEWFAENKKLYNIK, from the coding sequence ATGAAGAATAAGATATTAATAACAGGAGCTACAGGATTTGTAGGAGCTAATTTAGTAAGAGCTTTTTTGAAAAATAAAAGTTATGAAGTAAATATTATAACAAGAAAAAATTCTAATTTGTGGAGAATAAAACCTATTTTAGGAGATGTTAAAAATTATAAAGTTGACTTGTTAGAAAAAGAAAAATTAAAAAAAGTAATAACTGAAATTAAGCCAGATTATATAATTCATTTAGCAATTTATGGAGGAAGACCATTTGAAAATGATGATGAAAAAATTATAGCTGCTAATTTTCAAGGAACAATAAATTTATTAGAGGCATGTAATAATATAGATTATAAAATATTTTTAAATACAGGAAGTTCATCAGAATATGGAAAAAAAAGCCATCCAATGGAAGAGAATGAAATATGTGAGCCAATAAATATTTATGGGATAAGTAAATTAAGTGCAACTCTTTATTGTAATTATATAGCAAATAGAGATAATAAAAATATAGGAACAATAAGACTTTTTTCTCCATTTGGGGACTATGAGGGAACAGGCAGACTTTTTCCAGATTTAATATTGAATGCGTTAGAGAATAAAACAATTGAATTAGGGAATCCTAAAGCGGTTAGAGATTTTATATATATAGATCAAGTTATAAAAGTATATGAAAAAATAATAAATGAAAATATAAATATAAAGGGTGAAATTTTTAATTTAGGGTTTGGGGAACAACATTCTGTGGAATATTGTGCTAAAAAAGTGTTAGAATATACTAAATCAAATAGTAAATTGAAATTTGGAGCTTTAGAAGCAAGAAAATCAGATTCAAATATTTGGGTTTCAGATATGTCAAAAACTAAGAAATGGTTAAAATTGGAAATAAAATTAGATTTTGATAGCCAAATAAAAAAGGCTTGTGAATGGTTTGCGGAAAATAAAAAATTATATAATATTAAATAA
- a CDS encoding lipopolysaccharide core heptose(II) kinase RfaY: MRNLKESFYKDYKLYFYDEKFKKLGENIIDKDIKIVKKLKITDRNYVVKIEYNDENYILKSPRNEHRKIQRKVMTVLKKGEALSTLVNTNKLINQGIDIFAKPYIAIVKRKNSMIVDSYFVTECFFEKKRKGYKKEEIEKWIKLGEKLHEKKIYHGDFNPANIIDTGKEIKLIDSQCKRYFLGEYRSNYDKLTLEYSTYGTLGRQNWYNKDIWYWLAFKVKSKRNGGEKDVQGIE; this comes from the coding sequence ATGAGAAATTTGAAAGAAAGTTTTTATAAAGACTATAAATTATATTTTTATGATGAGAAATTTAAAAAATTAGGTGAAAATATAATAGATAAAGATATTAAAATAGTTAAAAAATTAAAGATAACAGACAGAAATTATGTTGTAAAAATAGAATATAATGATGAAAATTATATTTTAAAATCTCCTAGAAATGAGCATAGAAAAATTCAAAGAAAAGTTATGACTGTTTTAAAAAAAGGTGAAGCTTTGTCGACGCTTGTAAATACAAATAAGCTAATAAACCAGGGTATAGATATTTTTGCAAAGCCTTACATAGCTATAGTAAAAAGAAAAAATAGTATGATAGTTGATTCTTATTTTGTAACAGAATGTTTTTTTGAGAAAAAAAGAAAAGGTTATAAAAAAGAAGAGATAGAAAAATGGATAAAATTAGGAGAAAAGCTTCATGAGAAGAAAATTTATCATGGGGATTTTAATCCAGCTAATATTATAGATACAGGAAAAGAAATTAAACTAATAGATAGTCAGTGTAAGAGATATTTTTTAGGAGAATATAGAAGTAATTATGATAAATTAACTTTAGAATATAGTACATATGGTACTTTAGGAAGACAAAATTGGTATAATAAAGATATTTGGTATTGGTTAGCTTTTAAGGTAAAAAGTAAAAGGAATGGTGGAGAAAAAGATGTTCAGGGAATTGAATAG
- a CDS encoding glycosyltransferase family 9 protein: MFRELNRKFQDYMRPKRLALGKYIWDKKNTDKKISENNIIEKEDIKSILFLRYDGKIGDMVINTLLFREIKKKYPDIKIGVVSRGGATEIIKNNKNIDVIYNYSKKRPDIKKLSKKISEDKYDLLIDFSENLKVNQMMFINLCKAKFNMGINKENWNLFDTSLKKVDYNFHISKLYNDILEKLGIYNADLSYDIWLSEEDKKVAEVIKGEYIVFNPYAASKHRSFNAEKSLEISKTILEKRKENLVLIGTKDHIEELEYIKVKLGERVLIPNLKGILEVASVIGKANLIVTPDTSIVHIGVAYDKDILGVYRKEKPDKNSILWGPNSKKAKVIFVEENVKKGQEIDINKVDINKIKKLLKG; encoded by the coding sequence ATGTTCAGGGAATTGAATAGAAAATTTCAAGATTATATGAGACCTAAAAGGCTTGCTTTAGGGAAATATATTTGGGATAAAAAGAATACGGATAAAAAAATATCAGAAAATAATATAATAGAAAAAGAAGATATAAAATCAATTTTATTTTTAAGATATGATGGAAAAATAGGGGATATGGTTATAAATACTCTTTTATTTAGAGAGATAAAAAAGAAATATCCTGATATTAAAATAGGAGTTGTTTCTAGAGGTGGGGCAACAGAAATAATAAAAAATAATAAGAATATAGATGTGATATATAATTATTCAAAGAAAAGACCTGATATTAAAAAATTATCTAAAAAAATATCAGAAGATAAGTATGATCTATTAATAGATTTTTCAGAAAACTTGAAAGTAAACCAAATGATGTTTATAAATTTATGTAAAGCTAAATTTAATATGGGAATTAATAAAGAAAATTGGAATCTTTTTGATACTTCTTTAAAAAAAGTAGATTATAATTTTCATATTTCAAAGTTATATAATGACATATTAGAAAAATTAGGGATATATAATGCAGATTTATCCTATGATATTTGGTTATCTGAAGAAGACAAAAAGGTAGCAGAAGTTATAAAGGGAGAGTATATAGTTTTTAATCCTTATGCTGCTAGCAAACATAGAAGTTTTAATGCAGAAAAATCTTTAGAAATTAGTAAAACTATATTAGAGAAAAGAAAAGAAAATTTAGTATTAATTGGTACAAAAGATCATATAGAAGAATTGGAATATATAAAAGTAAAGTTAGGTGAAAGAGTTTTAATTCCTAATTTAAAAGGGATATTAGAAGTAGCAAGTGTTATAGGAAAAGCTAATCTAATAGTAACTCCAGATACTTCCATAGTTCATATAGGTGTAGCTTACGATAAAGATATATTAGGAGTATATAGAAAAGAAAAGCCTGATAAAAATTCTATTCTTTGGGGGCCTAATTCTAAAAAGGCTAAAGTTATATTTGTAGAAGAGAATGTAAAAAAAGGTCAAGAAATAGATATAAATAAAGTTGATATAAATAAGATAAAAAAGCTATTAAAGGGGTAA
- a CDS encoding glycosyltransferase codes for MKNLIIRSGSLRMGGIERVLMEILNNISKEKYNIYLIIEDDSGKNNIFLNQVPKDIPIYFLKSQELIGKTDYHRKRKDSLYHKLMYNINMMREHKVVLKNTKEIIDNIKTKIGKIDVFLDYDWGARRYVDKLDVEKKIVWVHSSIPKLLKKESKIKRFGKNLNKYDAVVTICDEMKKETENIYPYLKNKVKRVYNPFNFKRILDLARDNSKLTEEEQELISQDYIVAVSRLDLVSKDYKTLILGYKEAYKKGIKEKLYIVGDGTDRDKIQDIINTVGLENQIKLLGLKINPYIWMKNSHLFVHSSKFEGLAVVLIEAMICGKVAISSKCPVGPSEVLKYGKVGMLFEVGDYKKLGEELYLLLTDDDKRKQYEEKLKDRIVEFRSDIVITEYEKIIDEI; via the coding sequence ATGAAAAATTTAATAATAAGAAGTGGAAGCCTTCGTATGGGAGGGATAGAAAGAGTCTTGATGGAAATATTAAATAATATATCTAAAGAAAAATATAATATTTACTTGATTATAGAAGATGATAGTGGAAAAAATAATATATTTTTAAATCAAGTTCCAAAAGATATTCCTATTTATTTTTTAAAGTCACAGGAATTAATAGGGAAAACAGATTATCATAGAAAAAGAAAAGACTCTCTATATCATAAATTAATGTATAACATTAATATGATGAGAGAACATAAAGTAGTTTTAAAAAACACAAAAGAAATTATAGATAATATAAAAACAAAAATAGGGAAAATAGATGTTTTTCTAGATTATGATTGGGGAGCTAGAAGATATGTTGATAAATTAGATGTTGAAAAAAAAATTGTTTGGGTTCATTCTTCTATTCCAAAATTATTAAAAAAAGAATCTAAGATAAAAAGATTTGGGAAAAATTTAAATAAATATGATGCGGTAGTTACAATATGTGATGAAATGAAAAAAGAAACTGAAAACATTTATCCTTATTTAAAAAATAAAGTTAAAAGAGTCTATAATCCTTTTAATTTTAAAAGAATTTTAGATTTAGCTAGGGATAATTCTAAATTAACAGAAGAAGAACAAGAGTTAATATCTCAAGATTATATAGTTGCGGTATCTAGATTAGATTTAGTATCAAAGGACTACAAAACTTTAATACTTGGTTATAAAGAAGCTTATAAGAAAGGAATTAAAGAAAAACTATATATTGTAGGAGATGGAACTGATAGAGATAAAATTCAAGATATTATTAATACAGTTGGATTAGAAAATCAAATTAAACTTTTAGGCTTAAAAATTAATCCTTATATATGGATGAAAAATTCTCACTTATTTGTTCATAGTTCAAAATTTGAGGGGTTAGCAGTAGTGTTAATAGAAGCAATGATATGCGGAAAAGTTGCAATTTCTTCTAAATGTCCAGTAGGACCATCTGAAGTTTTAAAGTATGGTAAGGTAGGTATGCTTTTTGAAGTTGGAGATTACAAAAAGTTAGGAGAAGAATTATATTTATTGCTAACTGATGATGATAAAAGAAAACAATATGAGGAAAAATTAAAAGATAGAATAGTTGAATTTAGAAGTGATATCGTTATAACAGAATATGAAAAAATTATAGATGAAATTTAA
- a CDS encoding MBOAT family O-acyltransferase gives MLFNSYIFIFAFFPITFLGYFILNKIKIKNNNRLAKVWLIVASFYFYGFFHKSYVLIILSSIIVNYTVSKLMLNKKYKKLFFIFGIVFNILMIGYFKYYDFFISNINILFRSNFRLLKLMLPLGISFFTFQQISYLIDSYREDYRHNFIDYALFVSFFPQLIAGPIVLSHEMLPQFEAKDNKRINYKNLYNGLCFFSIGLIKKTFIADSISSFAETGFDHLTVLTMAEAWLSSISYTLQLYFDFSGYCDMAIGIALAFNIVLPLNFNSPYKSRNIQEFWRRWHVTLGRFLGRYLYIPLGGNRKGHKRTLINLGIVFLVSGIWHGAGWTFIIWGILHGIAIIIDKILDEKDIKFNKFIGIFFTFNIVNILWVFFRSENLTKAMVIIKSMFDFSTFSKGLTENFENYSAGFFHMSMLVKIVLIVLILVFIAPNSLERIKSKKINKFRLYEMSIYFVVGILFLDKVSKFLYFNF, from the coding sequence ATGTTGTTTAATTCATATATATTTATTTTTGCTTTTTTTCCAATTACTTTTTTAGGTTATTTTATTTTAAATAAAATAAAAATAAAAAATAATAATAGATTAGCTAAGGTTTGGCTAATAGTTGCTTCTTTTTATTTCTATGGATTTTTTCATAAAAGCTATGTTCTCATAATATTAAGTTCAATAATTGTAAACTATACTGTTTCAAAATTAATGTTAAATAAAAAATACAAAAAATTATTTTTTATATTTGGAATAGTTTTTAATATCTTGATGATAGGATATTTTAAATATTATGATTTTTTTATAAGTAATATAAATATTTTATTTAGAAGTAATTTTAGATTATTAAAATTGATGCTTCCTTTGGGAATATCTTTTTTTACTTTTCAACAGATTTCTTATTTAATAGATAGTTATAGAGAAGATTATAGACATAATTTTATTGATTATGCTCTATTTGTAAGCTTTTTTCCACAATTAATTGCAGGACCAATAGTTTTATCTCATGAAATGTTACCTCAATTTGAAGCTAAAGATAATAAAAGAATAAATTATAAAAATCTTTATAACGGACTTTGTTTTTTTTCAATAGGACTTATAAAAAAGACTTTTATAGCAGATTCAATATCTTCTTTTGCTGAAACGGGATTTGATCATTTAACAGTTTTGACTATGGCGGAAGCTTGGTTATCAAGTATTTCTTATACATTACAACTTTATTTTGATTTTAGTGGTTATTGTGATATGGCAATAGGAATTGCTTTAGCTTTTAATATTGTTTTGCCATTAAATTTTAATTCACCATATAAATCAAGAAATATTCAAGAATTTTGGAGAAGATGGCATGTAACTTTAGGTAGATTTTTGGGAAGATATTTATATATTCCTCTTGGAGGAAATCGAAAAGGTCATAAGAGAACATTAATTAATTTAGGAATAGTTTTTTTAGTTAGTGGGATATGGCATGGTGCAGGGTGGACTTTTATAATTTGGGGAATACTTCATGGAATAGCAATAATTATTGACAAAATTTTAGATGAAAAGGATATTAAATTTAATAAATTTATTGGGATTTTCTTTACATTTAATATAGTGAATATTTTATGGGTATTTTTTAGATCTGAAAATTTAACTAAAGCAATGGTGATTATAAAATCAATGTTTGATTTTTCAACTTTTTCAAAGGGATTAACAGAAAATTTTGAAAACTATAGTGCTGGTTTTTTTCACATGAGTATGTTAGTTAAAATAGTATTAATAGTATTAATATTAGTATTTATAGCTCCAAACTCTTTAGAAAGAATAAAATCTAAGAAAATAAATAAATTTAGATTGTATGAAATGTCTATTTATTTTGTTGTAGGGATATTATTTTTAGATAAAGTATCTAAATTTTTATATTTTAATTTTTAA
- a CDS encoding glycosyltransferase gives MKISVIVPVYNRLEHLRALFICLLNQKINPYELIITDDGSSEKVEEYINDLIPKAKFKIKHIYQEDKGFRKTRALNNGVRNSEGDILVFCDQDLIFSEDYLEKIKNSMTDKNFIMGRPCSMSEEEKIRTLKILEKEYSYKEIEDLMPREYLESVKETLKKDKLRRIMNKIKLNKRGIRLVGMSYALTKENYIKVNGYDERYQGWGYEDDDFGNRLGVKGIKGKELITDYIQLHLYHYFDPTKKHSLNEDYYYKRKEEIFKNKDYYCKYGYDNMLDKDKVKINIL, from the coding sequence ATGAAGATTAGTGTAATAGTACCTGTATATAATAGATTAGAACATTTAAGAGCTCTATTTATTTGTCTTTTAAATCAGAAAATAAATCCTTATGAACTAATAATAACAGATGATGGTTCAAGTGAAAAGGTAGAAGAGTATATAAATGATTTAATACCTAAAGCTAAATTTAAAATAAAGCATATTTATCAAGAAGATAAAGGATTTAGAAAAACAAGAGCTTTAAATAATGGGGTTAGAAATTCTGAAGGAGATATTCTTGTATTTTGTGATCAAGATCTTATTTTTTCAGAAGATTATTTAGAAAAAATAAAAAATAGTATGACTGATAAGAATTTTATTATGGGAAGACCATGTTCTATGTCTGAAGAAGAAAAAATAAGAACTTTAAAAATTTTAGAAAAAGAGTATTCATATAAAGAAATAGAAGATTTAATGCCAAGAGAATATTTAGAAAGTGTTAAAGAAACTTTAAAAAAAGATAAATTAAGAAGAATAATGAATAAAATTAAATTGAATAAAAGAGGAATAAGATTAGTAGGAATGTCTTACGCTCTTACTAAAGAAAATTATATAAAAGTAAATGGTTATGATGAACGTTATCAAGGATGGGGATATGAAGATGATGATTTTGGTAATAGACTAGGAGTAAAAGGGATTAAAGGAAAAGAATTAATAACGGATTATATTCAACTTCATTTATACCATTACTTTGATCCAACAAAGAAGCATAGTCTAAATGAAGATTATTATTACAAAAGAAAAGAAGAGATTTTTAAAAATAAGGATTATTATTGCAAATATGGGTATGACAATATGCTAGATAAAGATAAAGTTAAAATAAATATATTATAA
- a CDS encoding glycosyltransferase family 10 — translation MKKIKIIPNEGISLKTVLQKESSTNSEVDNPFYHVFKKLEKNYIILEENSNEKPDFVIHWGFVIDEIYKYRNSINIYLAFEPEIVDRNHSREKIRKYLRYYDYIMVWNEDIIDNDRIFKMNYMYNFKDLNIKHLDFNELKLLVNISGNKHSKNSKELYSERIKTIKYYENKPKDFELYGIGWENEKYKNYKGIVDKKSSIYRKFKFALSLENMNGRGYITEKIFDCFVTGIVPVYSGGNENYIPKNCYINYFDFKTQEELYNYLKNMKKEEWEEYRKNIQKWLKSDKAKYFKEDYFINELEKIFSKNKRIGNLLIVLKKIENHFKSSENRKKTINLWKVYLKGLIK, via the coding sequence ATGAAAAAAATAAAAATAATTCCTAATGAAGGGATTTCTTTAAAAACAGTTTTGCAAAAGGAATCTTCAACAAATTCAGAAGTAGATAATCCTTTTTATCATGTTTTTAAAAAATTAGAAAAAAATTATATTATATTAGAAGAAAATTCTAATGAAAAACCAGATTTTGTTATTCATTGGGGGTTTGTAATAGATGAAATATATAAATACAGAAATTCGATAAATATTTATTTAGCTTTTGAACCAGAAATAGTAGATAGGAATCACTCTAGGGAAAAAATAAGAAAATATTTAAGATATTATGATTATATAATGGTTTGGAATGAAGATATAATAGATAACGACAGGATTTTTAAAATGAATTACATGTATAATTTCAAAGATTTAAATATCAAACATTTAGATTTTAATGAGCTTAAATTATTAGTAAATATTTCTGGTAATAAACATTCTAAAAATTCAAAAGAATTATATTCAGAAAGAATTAAGACAATAAAATATTATGAAAATAAACCAAAAGATTTTGAATTATACGGTATCGGATGGGAAAATGAAAAATATAAAAATTATAAAGGAATAGTTGATAAAAAAAGTTCAATTTATAGAAAATTTAAATTTGCATTATCATTAGAGAATATGAATGGGAGAGGATATATAACTGAAAAAATATTTGATTGTTTTGTTACAGGGATAGTTCCAGTGTATTCAGGAGGAAATGAGAATTATATTCCTAAAAATTGTTATATAAATTATTTCGATTTTAAAACTCAAGAAGAATTATATAATTATTTAAAAAACATGAAAAAAGAAGAGTGGGAAGAATATAGGAAGAATATTCAAAAATGGTTAAAATCAGATAAAGCAAAATATTTTAAAGAAGATTATTTTATTAACGAATTAGAAAAAATTTTTTCTAAAAACAAAAGAATTGGAAATCTTTTAATAGTTTTAAAAAAGATAGAAAATCATTTTAAATCGAGTGAAAATAGAAAAAAAACAATAAATTTATGGAAAGTATATTTGAAAGGATTGATTAAATGA
- the gmd gene encoding GDP-mannose 4,6-dehydratase gives MKKIALITGITGQDGSYLAEFLLDKGYEVHGIIRRASTFNTGRIEHLYIEDLIEDMHKERRVKLHYGDMTDSMSLTRLIKEIKPNEIYNLAAQSHVQVSFEVPEFTADSDAVGVLRILEAVRFLGMEKTCKIYQASTSELFGRVQEVPQKETTPFYPTSPYAVAKQYGYWIIKNYRDAYNMFAVNGILFNHESERRGETFVTRKITLAVARIAKGYQKKLYLGNLNALRDWGYAKDYVECMWLMLQQDKPEDFVIATGEQYSVRDFCNLAFKEAGIEIEFVGEGINEKGIDKKTGKVLIEVDPKYFRPSEVETLLGDPTKARTVLGWNPRRTSFEELVKIMVNHDMDFVEKDHIIKAKAIKN, from the coding sequence ATGAAAAAAATAGCATTAATAACAGGGATAACAGGGCAAGATGGTTCATATTTAGCTGAATTTCTTTTAGATAAAGGGTATGAAGTACACGGCATAATAAGAAGAGCTTCAACTTTTAATACAGGAAGAATAGAGCATTTATATATAGAAGATTTAATAGAAGATATGCATAAAGAAAGAAGAGTAAAACTACATTATGGTGATATGACAGATTCTATGTCACTTACAAGATTAATAAAAGAAATAAAACCTAATGAAATATATAATTTAGCAGCTCAATCTCATGTTCAAGTATCTTTTGAAGTTCCAGAATTTACTGCAGATTCAGATGCTGTTGGTGTACTTAGAATATTAGAAGCAGTCAGATTCTTAGGAATGGAAAAAACATGTAAAATATATCAAGCGTCAACTTCAGAACTATTTGGAAGAGTTCAAGAAGTACCACAAAAGGAAACAACTCCATTTTATCCAACATCACCATATGCAGTAGCTAAACAATATGGATACTGGATAATCAAAAACTATAGAGATGCATATAATATGTTTGCTGTAAATGGTATATTATTTAATCATGAATCAGAAAGAAGAGGAGAAACTTTTGTTACTAGAAAAATAACTCTTGCAGTTGCTAGAATAGCTAAAGGTTATCAGAAAAAACTATATTTAGGAAATCTTAATGCTTTAAGAGACTGGGGATATGCAAAAGATTATGTTGAATGTATGTGGCTAATGCTTCAACAAGATAAACCAGAAGATTTTGTAATAGCAACAGGAGAACAATATTCAGTGAGAGATTTTTGTAACCTAGCTTTTAAAGAAGCTGGAATAGAAATAGAATTTGTTGGTGAAGGAATAAATGAAAAGGGAATAGATAAGAAAACAGGAAAAGTATTAATTGAAGTAGATCCTAAATATTTTAGACCTTCTGAAGTTGAAACGTTATTAGGAGATCCAACAAAGGCAAGAACAGTTTTAGGATGGAATCCAAGAAGAACTTCATTTGAAGAGCTAGTAAAAATAATGGTAAATCATGATATGGATTTTGTAGAAAAAGATCATATTATAAAAGCTAAAGCAATTAAAAATTAA
- a CDS encoding DegT/DnrJ/EryC1/StrS family aminotransferase: protein MNKYLLSDDTWNIKELEAINRVIKSNRYTMGKEVEEYEKEFSKKFGSKYSVMSNSGSSANLLAIAALVYSKKIKAGDEVIVPAVSWSTTYFPLSQHNLKLKFVDIDKNTLNISIESLKRAITDKTKVIFAVNLLGNSNDYSEIIKICKEKDIILLEDNCEAMGADYKDKKLGTIGLMGTYSTFYSHHLCTMEGGVTVTDDEEMYHYLLAIRAHGWTRNIPEGSKIYSKKEDEFYESFNFIMPGYNLRPLEMEAAIGREQLKKLDEIINQRQNNARYFKEKIDQFDGIRIQKEIGNSSWFGFAMILEGNLKGKRNEIVKIFREKGIEVRPIVAGNFTRNKAIEYLDYEIFEELNNANEIHENGFFVGNHSKENKECVDYLIDAIKEFVDKNEER, encoded by the coding sequence ATGAATAAATATTTATTATCAGACGATACATGGAATATAAAAGAATTAGAAGCTATAAATAGAGTAATAAAGTCAAATAGATATACAATGGGAAAAGAAGTTGAAGAATATGAAAAAGAATTTTCTAAAAAATTTGGTTCTAAATACTCAGTTATGTCAAATTCAGGTTCTTCAGCAAATTTATTAGCAATAGCAGCTTTAGTTTATTCAAAAAAAATTAAAGCAGGAGATGAAGTGATAGTTCCTGCTGTTTCTTGGAGTACAACATATTTTCCTTTATCTCAACATAATTTAAAATTAAAATTTGTAGATATAGATAAGAATACATTAAATATAAGTATAGAATCCCTAAAAAGAGCAATAACAGATAAGACAAAGGTTATTTTTGCAGTGAATCTATTAGGAAATTCTAATGATTATTCTGAAATTATAAAAATTTGTAAGGAAAAAGACATAATATTATTAGAAGATAATTGTGAAGCTATGGGGGCAGACTATAAAGATAAAAAATTAGGAACAATTGGTCTTATGGGAACTTATTCCACTTTTTATTCACATCATTTATGTACAATGGAAGGTGGAGTAACAGTAACTGATGATGAAGAGATGTATCATTATTTACTTGCTATAAGAGCTCATGGTTGGACAAGAAATATACCTGAAGGCAGTAAAATTTATTCTAAAAAAGAGGATGAATTTTATGAAAGTTTTAATTTTATAATGCCAGGTTATAATTTAAGACCTTTAGAAATGGAAGCAGCTATAGGAAGAGAGCAATTAAAAAAATTAGATGAGATAATAAATCAAAGACAAAATAATGCTAGATACTTTAAAGAAAAAATAGATCAGTTTGATGGAATTAGAATTCAAAAAGAAATTGGAAACAGTTCTTGGTTTGGTTTTGCTATGATTTTAGAAGGAAATTTAAAAGGAAAAAGAAATGAAATTGTTAAAATATTTAGAGAAAAAGGAATAGAAGTTAGACCAATAGTTGCGGGAAATTTCACAAGAAACAAAGCTATAGAGTATTTAGACTATGAGATTTTTGAAGAATTAAATAATGCAAATGAAATTCATGAAAATGGTTTTTTTGTAGGAAATCATTCTAAAGAAAATAAAGAATGTGTAGATTATTTAATAGATGCTATAAAGGAGTTTGTAGATAAAAATGAAGAAAGATAG
- a CDS encoding GDP-L-fucose synthase, which translates to MKKDSKIYIAGHRGLVGNGILEELKKKGYTNLIYKTHSELDLQDKKLVFNFFEKEKPEYVFLGAAKVGGIQANKKYPVEFLLNNLEIQNNVISACYKYQVKKLMFLGSSCIYPKFAKQPIKEESLLTGELEPTNEAYALAKISGLKLCEYYRKEYGCDYISVMPTNIYGPNDNFDLETSHVVPGMIRRFHEAKLNNDEKVTIWGTGTIKRELMYIDDLSEALVFLMENYSEDAFINIGTGKDIEINELAQTIKEVVGFTGEIVHDLSKPDGTPRKLVDVSRLEGAGWKYKTELKEGIEKTYKWYLDNKNK; encoded by the coding sequence ATGAAGAAAGATAGTAAAATATATATTGCTGGACATAGAGGTTTAGTAGGAAATGGTATTTTAGAGGAGTTGAAAAAAAAGGGCTATACAAATTTAATTTATAAGACACATTCAGAATTAGACTTACAAGATAAAAAATTAGTATTTAATTTTTTTGAAAAAGAAAAACCTGAATATGTATTTTTAGGAGCAGCTAAAGTTGGAGGAATTCAAGCTAACAAAAAATATCCTGTTGAATTTTTATTAAATAATTTAGAAATACAAAATAATGTAATATCAGCATGTTATAAATACCAAGTTAAAAAGTTAATGTTTTTAGGCAGCTCTTGTATATATCCTAAATTTGCAAAACAGCCAATAAAAGAAGAATCTCTTTTAACAGGTGAATTAGAACCAACAAATGAGGCTTATGCTCTTGCTAAAATTTCAGGATTAAAGTTATGTGAATATTATAGAAAAGAGTATGGGTGTGATTATATTTCAGTAATGCCTACTAATATATATGGTCCAAATGATAATTTTGATTTAGAAACATCTCATGTGGTTCCAGGTATGATAAGAAGATTCCATGAAGCTAAACTAAATAATGATGAGAAAGTAACAATCTGGGGAACTGGAACTATAAAAAGAGAACTTATGTATATTGATGATTTATCAGAAGCTTTAGTTTTTTTAATGGAAAATTATTCTGAAGATGCTTTTATAAATATAGGAACTGGAAAAGATATTGAAATAAATGAACTTGCTCAAACAATAAAAGAAGTTGTTGGCTTTACAGGAGAAATAGTACATGATTTATCAAAACCAGATGGAACTCCAAGAAAATTAGTTGATGTATCAAGATTAGAAGGCGCAGGCTGGAAATATAAGACAGAACTAAAAGAAGGAATAGAAAAAACATATAAGTGGTATTTGGATAATAAAAATAAATAA